A single window of Hemibagrus wyckioides isolate EC202008001 linkage group LG28, SWU_Hwy_1.0, whole genome shotgun sequence DNA harbors:
- the LOC131348550 gene encoding carbonic anhydrase 4-like isoform X1, which yields MRRLLLYFILFIVSKSCNCEGWCYQSQMSCDQPCKGPAAWNEVNVVCGGNKQSPINIVTKKTKQDASLTAFKFTGYSGMFTSRLKNNGQTVFLDIPLGATVTGANLSHIYKAVQLDFHWGSSGSPGSEHTLDGEQYPMELHILHIKDKFLTLEEAQNDTAGQAILGFFFKESDIENKEYGAFIAALAKVQNAENHTELNISLNKLILSETKMSDYYRYEGSQTVPGCSETAIWTMFKEPVPLSKAQFAAFYNLKFKDGKPMVNTFRPVQPHKGRVVYRSFSGAAVTAVEFSFTFLLLCLGTALSCYQLY from the exons ATGAGGCGTCTGcttttgtattttattctatttatagtTTCTAAATCCTGCAATTGTGAGG GTTGGTGCTACCAGTCCCAGATGTCATGTGATCAACCTTGCAAAG GGCCAGCAGCTTGGAATGAGGTCAACGTTGTGTGTGGTGGTAACAAACAATCTCCCATCAACATAGTGACCAAGAAAACTAAGCAAGATGCCAGTCTTACTGCATTCAAATTCACTGGATACAGTGGAATGTTTACCAGCAGACTGAAGAATAACGGGCAAACCG TTTTTCTGGACATTCCTCTTGGGGCCACTGTGACCGGGGCAAATCTCTCACACATCTATAAGGCTGTCCAACTAGATTTCCACTGGGGTAGCAGTGGAAGCCCTGGGTCTGAACACACCCTTGATGGAGAACAGTATCCCATGGAG CTTCATATCCTGCATATAAAGGACAAGTTCCTTACTTTAGAAGAAGCACAGAACGACACAGCTGGACAAGCTATCTTGGGATTCTTCTTTAAG GAGTCAGACATTGAAAACAAGGAGTATGGTGCCTTCATTGCAGCTCTAGCTAAGGTGCAAAATGCAG AAAACCACACGGAACTTAACATCTCCCTGAACAAACTGATCCTGTCTGAGACGAAGATGAGCGACTACTATCGTTATGAAGGCTCTCAGACCGTACCGGGCTGCTCTGAGACAGCGATCTGGACCATGTTTAAGGAGCCTGTTCCGCTTAGCAAAGCTCAG TTTGCAGCTTTTTACAACCTGAAGTTTAAAGATGGTAAGCCCATGGTGAACACATTCAGACCAGTGCAGCCTCATAAAGGGCGGGTAGTGTATCGTTCCTTCTCTGGTGCAGCTGTAACTGCTGTAGAGTTCAGCTTCACTTTCCTCCTGCTGTGTTTGGGTACAGCTCTCAGCTGTTACCAACTTTACTAG
- the LOC131348550 gene encoding carbonic anhydrase 4-like isoform X2: protein MSCDQPCKGPAAWNEVNVVCGGNKQSPINIVTKKTKQDASLTAFKFTGYSGMFTSRLKNNGQTVFLDIPLGATVTGANLSHIYKAVQLDFHWGSSGSPGSEHTLDGEQYPMELHILHIKDKFLTLEEAQNDTAGQAILGFFFKESDIENKEYGAFIAALAKVQNAENHTELNISLNKLILSETKMSDYYRYEGSQTVPGCSETAIWTMFKEPVPLSKAQFAAFYNLKFKDGKPMVNTFRPVQPHKGRVVYRSFSGAAVTAVEFSFTFLLLCLGTALSCYQLY from the exons ATGTCATGTGATCAACCTTGCAAAG GGCCAGCAGCTTGGAATGAGGTCAACGTTGTGTGTGGTGGTAACAAACAATCTCCCATCAACATAGTGACCAAGAAAACTAAGCAAGATGCCAGTCTTACTGCATTCAAATTCACTGGATACAGTGGAATGTTTACCAGCAGACTGAAGAATAACGGGCAAACCG TTTTTCTGGACATTCCTCTTGGGGCCACTGTGACCGGGGCAAATCTCTCACACATCTATAAGGCTGTCCAACTAGATTTCCACTGGGGTAGCAGTGGAAGCCCTGGGTCTGAACACACCCTTGATGGAGAACAGTATCCCATGGAG CTTCATATCCTGCATATAAAGGACAAGTTCCTTACTTTAGAAGAAGCACAGAACGACACAGCTGGACAAGCTATCTTGGGATTCTTCTTTAAG GAGTCAGACATTGAAAACAAGGAGTATGGTGCCTTCATTGCAGCTCTAGCTAAGGTGCAAAATGCAG AAAACCACACGGAACTTAACATCTCCCTGAACAAACTGATCCTGTCTGAGACGAAGATGAGCGACTACTATCGTTATGAAGGCTCTCAGACCGTACCGGGCTGCTCTGAGACAGCGATCTGGACCATGTTTAAGGAGCCTGTTCCGCTTAGCAAAGCTCAG TTTGCAGCTTTTTACAACCTGAAGTTTAAAGATGGTAAGCCCATGGTGAACACATTCAGACCAGTGCAGCCTCATAAAGGGCGGGTAGTGTATCGTTCCTTCTCTGGTGCAGCTGTAACTGCTGTAGAGTTCAGCTTCACTTTCCTCCTGCTGTGTTTGGGTACAGCTCTCAGCTGTTACCAACTTTACTAG